A region from the Corylus avellana chromosome ca7, CavTom2PMs-1.0 genome encodes:
- the LOC132186183 gene encoding U1 small nuclear ribonucleoprotein 70 kDa, which yields MGDYNEALMRNQQNAAVQARTKVQNRASVQQLKLIGQSHPTGLTANLLKLFEPRPPLEFKPPPEKRKCPSLTGMAQFVSRFAEPGDPEYAPPVQEAETPAQRRARVHQLRLEKGAEKAAEELQKYNPSEDPNISGDPYKTLFVARLSYETTESRLKRELESYGPIKRVRLITDKETNKPRGYAFIEYVHTRDMKAAYKQADGRKIDGRRVLVDVERGRTVPNWRPRRLGGGLGTTRVGGEDVNQRYSGREQQVQSGAPSRSEEPRVREDRHTERDREKSREKGRDREREREKSHELSHDRHRDREHREDRHHRDRDRDRDRDKDRERERDRGRDRDRARDRDRGRERGRDYERDRHRDRDRERDRGREREGERDLEVEDHDRDHGRSRDRESTYDQVESKHEKDRHSERERDYDHTEPEDDRGWYEQPEHEHKHPDKDHDTEHYEHRRSRGQYDHLDVPDDPDRYDHYPDRMEEDDYHYERATSESRERERTRDLEREYRRSERSLSREYEY from the exons ATGGGAGACTACAACGAGGCGCTCATGCGCAACCAGCAAAACGCCGCCGTTCAGGCCCGCACCAAAGTCCAGAACCGAGCCAGCGTCCAACAGCTCAAACTG ATTGGGCAGAGCCATCCCACTGGTCTAACAGCCAACCTGTTAAAGCTTTTTGAGCCTCGACCACCTTTGGAGTTTAAACCGCCTCCAGAGAAGCGGAAATGCCCGTCATTAACAG GGATGGCGCAATTTGTGAGTAGGTTTGCCGAGCCTGGAGATCCTGAATATGCTCCTCCTGTCCAAGAGGCTGAAACTCCT GCACAAAGAAGGGCTAGAGTACACCAGTTAAGACTAGAGAAGGGTGCAGAAAAGGCTGCTGAGGAGCTACAGAAAT ATAATCCGAGTGAAGACCCAAATATTTCTGGAGACCCATACAAGACTTTGTTCGTGGCTAGACTT AGTTATGAGACAACTGAGAGCAGACTCAAAAGGGAGCTTGAGTCTTATGGACCAATCAAGCGG GTTCGATTGATTACTGATAAAGAGACCAATAAGCCTAGAGGTTATGCTTTCATTGAGTATGTGCACACCCGGGACATGAAAG CTGCATATAAACAAGCTGATGGGAGGAAGATTGATGGTAGAAGAGTGCTTGTGGATGTTGAACGTGGTAGAACTGTCCCAAATTGGCGTCCTCGCCGACTTGGTGGTGGGCTAGGAACCACCAGAGTTGGAGGTGAAGATGTTAATCAGAGATATTCAGGGAG GGAGCAGCAAGTGCAGTCAGGAGCACCATCTCGCTCTGAGGAGCCAAGGGTACGTGAGGATCGGCATACAGAGCG GGATAGGGAAAAATCTCGTGAAAAGGGAAGGGATAGAGAGAGGGAAAGGGAGAAATCCCATGAACTCTCCCACGACAGACATCGGGATCGTGAGCATAGGGAGGATAGGCACCACAGAGATCGCGATAGGGATAGGGACAGGGACAAGGatagggaaagagaaagagatcgGGGTCGTGATCGTGACCGAGCACGCGATAGAGACCGAGGTCGGGAGCGTGGTCGCGACTACGAGCGTGATCGACACAGAGACCGTGATCGGGAACGTGATCGTGGTCGAGAAAGGGAGGGTGAGAGAGACCTAGAAGTTGAAGACCATGACCGTGACCATGGGCGGTCCCGTGATAGGGAGTCTACTTATGATCAAGTTGAATCAAAGCATGAGAAGGACCGGCATAGTGAAAGGGAGCGGGACTATGATCACACTGAACCCGAGGATGATCGTGGGTGGTATGAACAGCCCGAGCATGAGCATAAGCATCCAGATAAAGACCATGACACCGAGCACTATGAGCATCGTCGAAGTAGGGGACAGTATGATCATCTGGATGTCCCCGATGACCCTGACCGCTACGATCACTATCCTGATCGAATGGAGGAGGATGATTACCATTATGAGCGTGCAACATCTGAGTCACGTGAAAGGGAGAGAACTCGAGATCTGGAGCGTGAATATCGACGCTCAGAGAGGT